A DNA window from Turicibacter sp. TJ11 contains the following coding sequences:
- a CDS encoding DNA-processing protein DprA, whose translation MDLRDRLITLSVMKNGNWFKMYEVLTQDIQLKQITDRQVKEALEKLRTTQTLTILDEDYPKSLKEMQQPPFVLYYQGDLALLKKKKIGVMGNRRPSVYGIKSCQSIIGELASSDVVVVGNLQLGIDAIAHLLSVRQGKTIAILSSGFLHIYPSENFDLYKQIAQNHLVLSEYPPFVYPSAPQFYRAHQLMQELSEVMVVIESVKDDKRLKLVEQLVEEGKVIYTLPAEYNSIHSAGSLALIKKGAYCLTHHEEVLDALEWVHD comes from the coding sequence ATGGATTTAAGAGATCGACTCATTACACTCAGCGTCATGAAAAATGGAAACTGGTTCAAGATGTATGAGGTATTAACACAAGATATCCAGTTAAAACAAATAACTGATAGACAAGTCAAGGAGGCTTTGGAAAAGCTTAGAACAACTCAAACATTAACGATATTAGATGAAGATTATCCAAAGAGTTTAAAAGAGATGCAACAGCCACCGTTTGTGTTGTATTATCAAGGTGATTTAGCTCTTTTAAAGAAGAAAAAGATAGGAGTCATGGGAAATCGAAGACCCTCTGTGTATGGAATAAAATCGTGTCAGTCCATCATTGGTGAATTAGCTTCATCAGATGTTGTCGTCGTAGGAAATTTACAACTCGGAATTGATGCCATTGCACATCTGTTATCAGTCAGGCAAGGAAAAACAATCGCTATTTTATCCTCTGGTTTTTTACATATTTATCCGAGTGAAAACTTTGATTTATATAAACAAATTGCACAAAATCATTTGGTGTTGAGCGAATATCCACCTTTTGTTTATCCAAGTGCTCCCCAGTTTTATCGTGCTCATCAACTGATGCAAGAACTGAGTGAGGTAATGGTCGTTATAGAGTCGGTAAAAGATGATAAGCGCTTAAAGTTAGTTGAACAATTAGTAGAGGAGGGAAAAGTCATTTATACGCTACCTGCCGAGTATAACTCGATTCATTCAGCAGGTAGTTTAGCATTAATTAAAAAGGGGGCTTACTGTTTAACACATCATGAAGAAGTACTAGATGCCTTAGAGTGGGTACATGATTAA
- the nrdE gene encoding class 1b ribonucleoside-diphosphate reductase subunit alpha: MKQNYIQLNNELMQKKDGFYQLAKDREAVQVFIEEVEAKMKRFESEEERLKWLIRENYYEDFLKMYQLEEILKISEVVYSYQFKFQSFMAVSKFYKDYALKTNDHEQYLEYYEDRIVAVALYLAQGDAKKAMQYAKAMIEQRYQPATPTFLNAGKARRGEMVSCFLLEMDDSLNSITYNLNTSMQLSKIGGGVALNLSKLRGRNEAIKGIENAASGVLPVMKLLEDSFSYVNQLGQRPGAGAAYLNIFHWDIEEFLDTKKINADEKSRIQTLSIGLVVPSKFFELAKANEPMYVFAPHTVYQAIGQHLDDLDLDEKYDELVKNEAIKKRTIDARRLLTHIAKMQFESGYPYMVFKSNANRAHALKEMGQIKMSNLCTEIFQLQETSTITDYGEEDIIARDISCNLGSLNIVNVMERQSIRESVHIGMDALTSVSQLSYIHNAPGINKANDELHAVGLGCMNLHGFLTKNKIAYESDLAKEFVRTFFMMINYYSIERSMQIAKEKGQTFVGFEESEYANGNYFKRYLETDYTPTSDRIKELFKGMEIPTTKDWEALAKAVKQNGMFHAYRLAIAPTQSIGYVQNATASILPIVDLVERRTYGNATTYYPMPYLAEDNLFFYKSAYHMNMMKVLELVAEIQPHIDQGISTTLYVDSNTSTRELVRYYLYAHHLGLKSLYYTRTKNLAFEECLTCSV; encoded by the coding sequence ATGAAACAAAACTATATTCAGCTAAATAATGAATTAATGCAAAAAAAAGATGGTTTTTACCAGTTAGCTAAAGATCGAGAAGCTGTGCAAGTATTCATTGAAGAAGTTGAAGCAAAGATGAAGCGATTTGAAAGTGAAGAAGAACGTTTAAAATGGTTAATTCGAGAAAACTATTATGAAGATTTTTTAAAGATGTATCAACTAGAAGAGATTTTAAAAATTAGTGAAGTGGTTTATTCTTATCAATTTAAATTCCAATCGTTTATGGCGGTTTCTAAGTTTTATAAGGATTATGCGTTAAAAACAAATGATCATGAGCAATATCTTGAATATTATGAAGATCGAATTGTCGCTGTGGCTTTGTATTTAGCTCAAGGCGATGCGAAGAAAGCCATGCAATATGCTAAGGCGATGATTGAACAACGCTATCAGCCGGCAACACCAACGTTTTTAAATGCAGGGAAAGCACGTCGTGGAGAAATGGTTTCTTGTTTTTTACTTGAAATGGACGATTCCTTAAACTCAATTACTTATAACCTTAATACTTCCATGCAGTTGTCTAAAATTGGAGGAGGCGTGGCGTTGAATTTATCAAAGCTTCGTGGACGAAATGAAGCCATTAAAGGGATTGAAAATGCGGCCAGTGGTGTGTTACCTGTCATGAAGCTATTAGAAGATTCATTTAGCTACGTTAATCAACTAGGGCAACGCCCAGGTGCAGGAGCGGCCTATTTAAACATTTTTCACTGGGATATCGAGGAGTTTTTAGATACTAAAAAAATTAATGCCGATGAAAAAAGTCGAATTCAAACCTTATCGATTGGATTAGTCGTTCCAAGTAAATTCTTTGAACTAGCAAAAGCAAACGAACCGATGTATGTATTTGCACCTCATACGGTTTATCAAGCTATCGGTCAACATTTAGATGATTTAGATCTTGATGAGAAGTATGATGAGCTAGTCAAAAATGAAGCGATTAAAAAACGTACAATTGATGCAAGAAGATTATTAACACATATTGCTAAAATGCAATTTGAATCAGGCTATCCATACATGGTGTTTAAGTCAAATGCTAATCGGGCTCATGCCTTAAAAGAGATGGGTCAAATTAAGATGTCTAATCTTTGTACAGAAATCTTTCAATTACAAGAAACTTCAACGATTACAGATTATGGTGAAGAAGACATCATTGCCCGAGATATTAGTTGTAATTTAGGCTCACTTAATATCGTAAATGTCATGGAGCGGCAGTCCATTCGTGAAAGTGTTCATATTGGAATGGATGCTTTAACGAGTGTTAGTCAATTGTCTTATATTCATAATGCGCCTGGTATTAATAAAGCAAATGACGAGTTACATGCGGTTGGATTAGGATGCATGAACTTACATGGTTTTTTAACAAAAAATAAAATTGCTTATGAGAGTGATCTAGCTAAAGAGTTTGTGCGCACCTTTTTCATGATGATTAATTATTACTCGATTGAACGTAGTATGCAGATTGCAAAGGAAAAAGGGCAAACATTTGTTGGATTTGAAGAATCTGAATATGCAAATGGAAATTACTTCAAACGATATCTAGAAACAGATTACACGCCAACTAGTGATCGAATTAAAGAACTTTTTAAAGGAATGGAAATTCCAACAACGAAAGACTGGGAAGCTTTAGCAAAAGCTGTTAAACAAAATGGAATGTTTCATGCTTATCGCTTAGCGATTGCTCCAACACAAAGCATCGGTTACGTTCAAAATGCAACCGCTAGTATTTTGCCGATTGTTGACTTAGTTGAGCGTCGAACGTATGGAAATGCAACAACTTATTATCCGATGCCATACTTAGCGGAAGATAATCTGTTCTTTTATAAGTCAGCATATCACATGAATATGATGAAGGTACTCGAGTTAGTGGCGGAAATTCAACCTCATATTGATCAAGGAATTAGTACCACACTTTACGTCGATAGTAATACAAGTACTCGTGAGTTAGTTCGCTATTACTTATATGCCCATCATTTAGGGCTAAAGAGTTTATATTATACACGAACAAAAAACTTAGCATTTGAAGAATGTTTAACATGTTCAGTTTAA
- the ylqF gene encoding ribosome biogenesis GTPase YlqF, whose product MTVQWFPGHMAKARRQIQEKLQLVDIVYELLDARIPYSSSNPMMNEIIKHKPKLIILNKADIADPNVTQQWLNYFKQKGQPVITIDALHQNAIKQITEASKEILKAKFEKEKAKGLRPRPIRAMILGIPNVGKSTLTNNLAKRKAAQTGDRPGVTKAQQWIKVEKELELLDTPGVLWPKFEEKRVGYNLAVTGAIKDTILHLDDIILYALDYLIKHYPDRLIERYHLSGQFEDKVAVLDEIGQKRGFLQSGGYVDYDKVYEILLREIRSVKLGRLSFETPSDLLPPVEEN is encoded by the coding sequence ATGACAGTACAATGGTTTCCAGGGCATATGGCAAAAGCCCGTCGTCAAATTCAAGAAAAATTACAATTAGTCGATATTGTTTATGAATTATTAGATGCACGTATTCCATACTCATCAAGTAATCCAATGATGAATGAAATCATTAAGCATAAGCCCAAATTAATTATTTTAAATAAAGCGGATATTGCAGATCCTAATGTAACCCAACAGTGGTTAAATTATTTTAAACAAAAAGGGCAGCCAGTTATTACGATTGATGCTTTACATCAGAATGCGATTAAGCAAATTACAGAAGCCTCAAAAGAAATTTTAAAAGCTAAATTTGAAAAAGAAAAAGCTAAGGGATTACGTCCACGTCCAATTCGTGCCATGATTTTAGGTATTCCTAATGTTGGGAAATCAACGTTAACTAATAATTTAGCTAAACGTAAGGCAGCTCAAACCGGAGATCGCCCAGGTGTAACAAAAGCACAACAGTGGATTAAAGTTGAAAAAGAGCTAGAACTATTAGATACACCGGGTGTTTTATGGCCGAAGTTTGAAGAAAAACGTGTCGGTTATAATCTTGCAGTCACAGGTGCGATTAAAGATACGATCTTGCACTTAGATGATATCATTTTATATGCTTTAGATTATTTAATTAAGCATTATCCTGATCGCTTAATTGAACGTTATCATTTAAGTGGTCAATTTGAAGATAAAGTGGCTGTTCTTGATGAGATTGGGCAAAAGCGAGGATTTTTACAATCAGGTGGCTATGTAGATTATGATAAAGTGTACGAAATTTTACTTCGTGAAATACGCAGTGTTAAATTAGGTCGTTTATCATTTGAAACACCGAGTGATCTTTTGCCACCAGTAGAAGAAAACTAA
- a CDS encoding DUF4825 domain-containing protein: MKRLMMVLMLTLLALVGCKQSNPMTELLNYKGSYIGDNAAVGHIIERLPAHEYLDGFELQTSQEPYGITINYKNFDEATIELEDGSTSKVSLNEILQSNSMMILSLVKNAEIVSFNIENQETITFDRATLSKTYGNTLDSISEDLSSLQNFIKSYAHK, from the coding sequence ATGAAGCGATTAATGATGGTTTTGATGTTAACTTTATTAGCTCTTGTCGGTTGTAAACAATCTAATCCTATGACTGAGCTACTAAATTACAAAGGCTCTTACATTGGTGACAATGCTGCGGTTGGTCATATTATTGAAAGATTGCCAGCTCATGAGTATTTAGATGGTTTTGAATTACAAACGAGCCAAGAACCGTATGGTATTACAATCAATTATAAAAATTTCGACGAAGCAACGATTGAGTTAGAAGATGGCTCAACATCAAAAGTTTCCTTAAACGAGATCTTACAAAGCAACTCAATGATGATCTTATCGCTTGTGAAAAATGCAGAAATTGTAAGTTTCAATATTGAAAATCAGGAAACTATAACTTTTGATCGAGCAACATTATCGAAAACCTATGGCAATACGTTAGATAGTATCTCGGAAGATCTATCATCTTTGCAAAATTTTATAAAATCTTATGCTCATAAATAA
- a CDS encoding SPFH domain-containing protein — protein MIFVLAVVIIIILLVSANIKVVPQANAYVIERFGAYATTWNVGLHVKIPIMDRVANKVLLKEQVIDFRPQPVITKDNVTMQIDTVVFFQITDPKLFTYGVSNPFAAIENLTATTLRNIIGELELDETLTSRDIINTRMRAVLDEATDPWGIKINRVEVKNIVPPQDIQAAMEKQMRAERERREKILQAEGEKTSAILKAEGLKESQILEAEAHKQAMILSAEADKEAAIRRAEGEAEAILKVQEATAKGLQMLNESCPTKEVITLKSFDALTKVADGQATKLIIPSEIQNISALIASLTETSKMVKEDE, from the coding sequence ATGATTTTTGTACTTGCTGTTGTTATTATCATTATTTTGTTAGTATCAGCTAACATTAAAGTTGTTCCACAAGCAAATGCTTATGTTATTGAGCGATTTGGTGCTTATGCGACGACTTGGAACGTTGGATTACATGTGAAAATTCCAATTATGGATCGCGTGGCGAACAAAGTCTTATTAAAAGAGCAAGTGATTGATTTTAGACCACAACCTGTCATTACAAAAGATAATGTCACGATGCAAATTGATACGGTTGTCTTTTTCCAAATTACAGATCCTAAATTGTTTACTTATGGCGTAAGTAATCCGTTTGCTGCCATTGAAAATTTAACAGCCACGACATTACGTAATATCATTGGTGAGCTTGAGTTAGATGAAACATTAACGTCACGTGATATTATTAATACACGTATGCGTGCTGTACTAGATGAGGCAACAGATCCTTGGGGAATTAAAATTAATCGTGTAGAAGTTAAAAACATTGTGCCACCACAAGATATTCAAGCGGCAATGGAAAAACAAATGCGTGCTGAACGTGAGCGTCGTGAGAAAATTTTACAAGCTGAAGGAGAAAAAACATCGGCGATTTTAAAAGCAGAGGGATTAAAAGAATCTCAAATTCTTGAAGCCGAAGCCCATAAACAAGCGATGATCTTATCAGCTGAGGCGGATAAAGAAGCCGCGATTCGTCGTGCTGAAGGTGAGGCAGAAGCTATTTTAAAAGTTCAAGAAGCTACAGCAAAAGGACTTCAAATGTTAAATGAGTCTTGTCCGACAAAAGAAGTTATCACGTTAAAATCATTTGATGCTTTAACGAAAGTCGCTGATGGTCAAGCAACTAAATTAATTATTCCATCTGAAATTCAAAACATTAGTGCATTAATTGCTTCATTAACTGAAACATCAAAAATGGTTAAGGAAGATGAATAA
- a CDS encoding ribonuclease HII, whose translation MEKYTVDQIKKILQQDVVDESFVEQLKQDERSSVQKLVKQYENKIQKEYDEFQKFITMSIYENELRYSGVELIAGIDEVGRGPLAGPVIAAAVILPADCWLFGIDDSKKLSEAKRLYFYEEIKKHAISIGVGICTSEEIDRLNIYEATKVAMERAVAHLDPKPQHLLLDAMTLPSVDIPQTPIIKGDSKSVSIAAASIIAKVTRDAYMKHLGQKYPAYGFERHVGYGTKEHLQAIETHGIISEHRKSFEPIRSKF comes from the coding sequence ATGGAAAAATATACAGTAGATCAAATAAAAAAAATACTACAGCAAGACGTTGTTGATGAATCATTTGTTGAACAACTCAAACAGGACGAACGTTCAAGTGTTCAAAAACTAGTCAAGCAGTATGAAAATAAAATTCAAAAAGAATATGATGAATTTCAAAAGTTTATCACTATGTCAATTTATGAAAATGAACTACGCTACAGTGGGGTTGAACTCATCGCTGGGATTGACGAAGTAGGACGTGGACCATTAGCCGGGCCTGTCATTGCAGCAGCGGTTATTTTACCTGCTGATTGTTGGCTATTTGGTATTGATGATTCTAAAAAGTTATCCGAAGCTAAACGTCTTTACTTTTATGAAGAAATTAAAAAACATGCCATCAGTATTGGAGTTGGCATTTGCACGAGTGAGGAAATTGATCGATTAAATATTTATGAGGCAACGAAAGTAGCAATGGAGCGTGCGGTGGCTCATTTAGATCCTAAACCTCAACATTTATTATTAGACGCTATGACCTTACCAAGTGTTGATATTCCTCAAACTCCAATTATTAAAGGTGATTCAAAAAGTGTATCTATTGCAGCAGCAAGTATTATCGCTAAAGTGACGCGTGACGCCTATATGAAACACTTAGGACAAAAATATCCAGCTTACGGATTTGAGCGTCATGTTGGGTATGGAACTAAGGAACATTTACAGGCGATTGAAACTCATGGAATTATTTCAGAACATCGTAAATCGTTTGAACCTATTCGTTCAAAGTTTTAA
- the topA gene encoding type I DNA topoisomerase yields the protein MGKNLVIVESPAKAKTIENYLGSDYTVLSSVGHIRDLATTGPGGLGVDVEDHFKPNYKNVTGKSKVIKELKQASKNAEAVYLATDPDREGEAISWHLADVLGLDVNLNRRVVFNEITKDAILEAFKHPRAIDMDLVRSQESRRILDRIIGFKLSKLLQSKIKSKSAGRVQSVALKLIVEREKEIQKFESKEYWSIHAMFERESAKIEAELVKKANKKIAIANEEEVKAILSELSDPYVVEKVEKKNKSKQPKLPFITSTLQQEAASKLGYNAKKTMTIAQKLYEGINIGSETVGLITYMRTDSTRLADNFVDATKSFIKQTYGANYVKTGATNTKKVKNAQEAHEAIRPSSVTRTPEDMKPYLKRDELRLYKLIWERAVASLMKSATVEATTIEVRSNDYLFRVNGQILVFDGYLRVYSYEETKNAALPRLTEGDTLALVDVDPQQHFTQPPARYSEAKLIKEMEELGIGRPSTYAQTMETLKNRGYVTLEDKKFKPTDQGILTSDKLAEFFSEFINVEYTAEMENNLDEISKGQKVWYDELKGFYDHFMPMLENAQKNMEKIAPVEIGEECPECGSPLVVRRGRYGEFIACSGYPTCKYIKKEAKEEAAPISTGVKCPKCESGEIVEKKTRRGKVFYGCNQYPGCDYALWHKPIDKKCPKCDSLLVVKGKKNEVQCPNKECDYKEE from the coding sequence ATGGGGAAAAATTTAGTAATTGTAGAGTCGCCTGCCAAAGCTAAAACCATTGAAAATTACTTAGGATCTGACTACACGGTTCTTTCAAGTGTCGGTCATATTCGTGATTTAGCAACAACGGGTCCAGGTGGATTAGGAGTGGACGTTGAAGACCATTTCAAACCGAATTATAAAAATGTGACTGGAAAGTCAAAGGTCATTAAAGAGTTAAAGCAAGCATCTAAAAATGCAGAAGCTGTTTATCTGGCAACCGACCCCGATCGTGAAGGAGAAGCAATTAGTTGGCATTTAGCTGATGTGTTAGGTTTAGATGTTAATTTAAATCGTCGTGTGGTTTTTAATGAGATTACAAAAGATGCGATTCTTGAAGCGTTTAAGCATCCACGTGCCATTGATATGGACTTAGTTCGTTCTCAAGAAAGTCGTCGTATTTTAGATCGTATTATTGGATTTAAACTAAGTAAATTATTACAAAGTAAAATAAAAAGTAAAAGTGCAGGACGTGTTCAATCTGTTGCTTTAAAATTAATTGTTGAACGAGAAAAAGAAATTCAAAAATTTGAAAGCAAAGAATATTGGTCAATTCATGCGATGTTTGAGCGTGAAAGTGCCAAAATTGAAGCAGAGCTTGTCAAAAAGGCAAACAAAAAGATTGCTATTGCTAATGAAGAAGAAGTTAAGGCCATTTTATCTGAGTTAAGCGATCCGTATGTTGTTGAAAAAGTTGAGAAAAAGAATAAATCAAAGCAACCGAAGTTACCATTTATTACGTCAACTCTTCAACAAGAAGCTGCGAGTAAGTTAGGATATAATGCGAAAAAGACGATGACGATTGCTCAAAAACTGTATGAAGGAATTAATATAGGATCGGAGACGGTCGGATTAATTACTTATATGCGTACCGATTCAACGCGTTTAGCAGATAACTTTGTTGATGCGACAAAATCGTTCATTAAGCAAACATACGGTGCAAATTATGTAAAAACAGGTGCAACGAATACGAAAAAAGTTAAGAATGCTCAAGAGGCTCACGAAGCGATTCGTCCATCATCTGTCACACGAACACCAGAAGATATGAAACCTTATTTAAAACGAGACGAACTTCGTCTATATAAATTAATTTGGGAGCGTGCCGTGGCAAGTCTTATGAAGAGTGCGACGGTTGAAGCGACGACGATTGAAGTTCGTTCAAATGATTATTTATTCCGTGTGAATGGACAAATTTTAGTCTTTGATGGTTACTTGCGTGTCTATAGTTATGAAGAAACTAAAAATGCGGCACTTCCTCGATTAACAGAAGGGGATACGTTAGCTTTAGTTGATGTCGATCCTCAACAACACTTTACTCAACCACCCGCACGTTATAGTGAAGCGAAGTTGATTAAAGAAATGGAAGAGTTAGGGATTGGTCGTCCTTCAACATATGCTCAAACGATGGAAACTTTAAAAAATCGTGGGTACGTGACGTTAGAAGATAAAAAATTTAAGCCAACTGATCAAGGAATTTTGACGAGTGACAAATTAGCCGAATTTTTCTCAGAGTTTATTAACGTCGAGTACACGGCTGAAATGGAAAATAATTTAGATGAAATTTCTAAAGGTCAAAAAGTTTGGTATGATGAATTAAAAGGGTTTTATGATCACTTCATGCCAATGCTTGAGAACGCACAAAAGAACATGGAAAAGATTGCTCCAGTCGAAATTGGAGAGGAATGTCCAGAGTGTGGAAGCCCGCTGGTTGTTCGACGTGGCCGTTATGGTGAGTTTATCGCTTGTAGTGGATATCCAACGTGTAAATATATTAAAAAAGAGGCAAAAGAAGAGGCCGCTCCTATTTCAACGGGTGTTAAATGTCCAAAGTGTGAATCCGGTGAAATTGTTGAGAAAAAAACAAGACGTGGAAAAGTCTTTTATGGATGTAATCAGTATCCAGGTTGTGACTATGCACTTTGGCATAAACCAATTGATAAAAAATGTCCAAAATGTGATAGTTTATTAGTTGTTAAAGGAAAGAAAAACGAAGTTCAATGTCCGAATAAAGAGTGCGACTATAAAGAAGAATAG
- the xerC gene encoding tyrosine recombinase XerC produces MKCYFDDYFEYLTYEKRYSSHTILSYQLDLEEWQSFCEKELIQPLEVEYGEVRAYLNECYLQKLSRSTVSRKLSSLRSFYQFLLKEGVVSNNPFSMIKAPKGGQVLPKFLYEEEIEALFNSIDQTTVLGCRNYALLEILYATGIRVSECCGLTLKQLDLDAGMLLVHGKGGKDRYIPLGAFALESIEAYLKKSRPALLNKSKVETDRLFLNHYGLPLTERGVRDILNRLTKQTAQHIKLAPHMIRHTFATHLLNHGADLRSVQELLGHEHLSSTQIYTHVSKDHLQQAYVMAHPRARKMEK; encoded by the coding sequence TTGAAGTGTTATTTTGATGACTATTTTGAATATTTAACCTATGAAAAGCGTTATTCTTCGCATACCATTTTAAGCTATCAATTAGATTTAGAAGAGTGGCAATCGTTTTGTGAAAAAGAATTGATTCAACCACTAGAAGTAGAATATGGTGAAGTGAGAGCTTATTTGAATGAGTGTTATTTACAAAAATTAAGTCGAAGTACAGTGAGTCGTAAATTATCTTCTTTACGTTCATTTTATCAATTTTTATTAAAAGAGGGTGTAGTCTCTAACAATCCGTTTTCTATGATTAAAGCTCCAAAAGGAGGGCAAGTCTTACCTAAGTTTTTATATGAAGAAGAGATAGAAGCTTTATTTAACAGCATTGATCAAACAACCGTTTTAGGTTGTCGTAATTACGCATTGTTAGAAATTTTATATGCAACAGGAATTCGCGTATCAGAATGTTGTGGGCTGACACTTAAGCAATTAGATCTTGATGCTGGGATGCTTCTTGTGCATGGTAAAGGCGGGAAAGATCGTTACATTCCATTAGGTGCATTTGCTTTAGAATCCATTGAAGCTTATTTAAAAAAGAGTCGTCCCGCTTTATTAAATAAATCTAAAGTTGAAACGGATCGATTGTTTTTGAATCACTACGGGCTTCCTTTGACAGAACGCGGCGTGCGAGATATTTTAAATCGTTTAACGAAGCAAACAGCCCAACATATTAAGTTAGCTCCACACATGATTCGACATACTTTTGCCACCCATTTACTCAATCATGGGGCCGATTTACGATCAGTTCAAGAACTTTTAGGGCACGAGCATTTATCAAGTACCCAAATTTACACCCATGTTTCAAAGGATCATTTGCAGCAAGCTTACGTCATGGCTCATCCTAGAGCTAGAAAAATGGAAAAATAA
- the trmFO gene encoding FADH(2)-oxidizing methylenetetrahydrofolate--tRNA-(uracil(54)-C(5))-methyltransferase TrmFO, with protein MKFVNVIGAGLAGSEAAYQLAKRGIQVKLYEMRPVKNTPAHHTQNFAELVCSNSLRADGLANAVGVLKEEMRILDSLIMKAADENAVPAGGALAVDREGFSGQITEYLSNHPNIEVIREELTEIPEGPTIVATGPLTSDALSAYIREMTGHHSFYFYDAAAPIIEKDSINFDKVYLKSRYDKGEAAYLNCPMSEEEFNAWHEALINAEVVPVKEFEKEVFFEGCMPIEVMAKRGRQTVLFGPMKPVGLEDPKTGETPYAVVQLRQDNAAGTLYNLVGFQTHLKWGEQKRIVQMIPGLENAEIVRYGVMHRNSFINSPVLLRPTYQFKTRDDLFFAGQLTGVEGYVESAASGMVAGINMAKYILGEELIEFPRETAMGSMAYYITHTSQDGFQPMNANFGLFLDLPGRVKKKEKKALYAARAIEKINECKALI; from the coding sequence ATGAAATTTGTAAATGTTATTGGAGCAGGTTTAGCTGGTTCAGAAGCAGCCTATCAATTAGCTAAACGTGGCATTCAAGTTAAGTTATATGAAATGAGACCCGTAAAAAATACACCAGCCCATCACACACAAAACTTTGCAGAACTTGTTTGTTCAAATTCACTTCGTGCAGATGGATTGGCAAATGCTGTTGGGGTTTTAAAAGAAGAAATGCGTATTTTAGATTCTTTAATTATGAAGGCAGCTGATGAAAATGCTGTTCCTGCAGGTGGAGCGTTAGCAGTCGATCGTGAAGGCTTCTCAGGACAAATTACAGAGTATTTATCAAATCATCCAAATATTGAAGTCATTCGTGAGGAATTAACTGAAATTCCTGAAGGACCAACTATTGTTGCGACAGGACCGTTAACGAGTGATGCGTTAAGTGCATATATTCGTGAAATGACAGGACATCATTCATTTTATTTCTATGATGCAGCTGCTCCAATTATTGAAAAAGATTCAATTAATTTTGATAAAGTTTATTTAAAATCTCGCTATGACAAAGGAGAAGCAGCTTATTTAAACTGTCCAATGTCAGAGGAAGAATTTAATGCATGGCATGAGGCTTTAATTAATGCAGAAGTTGTTCCGGTTAAAGAGTTTGAAAAAGAAGTATTCTTTGAAGGATGTATGCCAATTGAAGTCATGGCCAAACGTGGACGTCAAACCGTTTTATTTGGACCAATGAAACCAGTTGGGCTTGAAGATCCGAAAACTGGGGAAACGCCTTATGCTGTTGTTCAGTTACGTCAGGATAATGCAGCGGGAACTTTATATAACCTAGTTGGATTCCAAACGCATTTAAAATGGGGAGAACAAAAACGTATCGTGCAAATGATTCCTGGATTAGAAAATGCAGAGATTGTTCGTTATGGTGTAATGCATCGAAACTCATTTATTAATTCACCTGTCTTACTTCGTCCAACTTATCAATTTAAAACACGCGATGACTTATTCTTTGCAGGTCAGTTAACAGGTGTTGAAGGATATGTAGAGTCAGCTGCATCTGGAATGGTAGCGGGAATTAATATGGCAAAATATATTTTAGGTGAAGAATTAATTGAATTCCCACGTGAAACAGCTATGGGATCAATGGCTTATTATATTACACATACATCACAAGATGGTTTCCAACCGATGAATGCTAACTTCGGATTATTCTTAGATTTACCTGGACGTGTTAAGAAAAAAGAGAAAAAAGCCTTATATGCAGCTCGTGCGATTGAAAAAATTAATGAATGTAAAGCATTAATTTAA
- a CDS encoding NfeD family protein, with protein MVSLTSLVSGIPSIWIWLGVAIAFALVEALTLGIISIWFAMGALVAMLVAFVIDSFLVQLLVFLVVSLILVATTRKIAVEKLKVGQIKTNIDDLIGKEAIVVKAIEPHVAGEVKINGQFWRAISESQQSYKVNDIVTILRIEGVTIFTK; from the coding sequence ATGGTCAGTTTAACGAGTCTGGTTTCAGGAATTCCTTCGATATGGATCTGGTTAGGGGTTGCTATTGCGTTTGCACTAGTTGAGGCACTTACTTTAGGAATTATTTCAATATGGTTTGCCATGGGGGCCTTAGTGGCGATGTTAGTTGCTTTTGTGATTGATTCGTTTTTAGTTCAACTTCTTGTCTTTTTGGTTGTTTCTTTAATCTTAGTGGCAACGACCCGAAAAATAGCCGTTGAAAAACTAAAAGTTGGACAAATTAAAACAAATATTGATGATTTAATCGGGAAAGAAGCGATTGTTGTTAAAGCCATTGAGCCTCATGTAGCAGGTGAGGTCAAAATAAATGGTCAATTTTGGCGAGCCATATCTGAAAGTCAACAATCATATAAGGTTAACGATATTGTGACGATTCTACGCATTGAAGGTGTCACAATCTTTACGAAATAA